A genomic stretch from Telmatocola sphagniphila includes:
- a CDS encoding PVC-type heme-binding CxxCH protein, which produces MIKRLLSCLCIAALAIGFSGQAAPPKKLTLLFLGDNGHHQPAERYRTLAPVLEKMGIELVYTDSVDSLNEKTLSRYDAIMIYANQEKISKEQESALINYVENGKALICLHCGSYCFLNSPKYIELVGAQFQRHGTGILKTEIALPDHPIMKGFQPFESWDETYVHHKHNEKNRTVLEYHPEGSGKEPWTWTRTQGKGRVFYTAWGHDDRTWSNEGFQQLVARGVYWAVGLDPATLPKADAKPKITELPNDLKPFEYVPAKVAFYPPGKKAGEKREPLNKMQKPLSPEESVKHVVHPDDFDIKLFVSEEKLGGKPICMNWDEQGRLWVALTYDYPNELQPKGQGRDKIVICEDTTGKGVADKITVFADKLSIPTSLIFHRGGVIVHQAPDTLFLKDNTGSGHADERRVLFTGWHTNDTHAGPSNLHYGLDNWIYGMVGYSGFNGTIGSENFRFGQGFYRYKPDTNQFEFLRSTNNNSWGIGLSEEGVLFGSTANGNPSVYMPIANRYYERVLGWSSSVLSGIAGNAPIHPITENVRQVDWHGGHTAAAGHALYTARNYPSYYWDKVAFVTEPTGHVISTFQISPKGSDYVSKNSWNLIASNDEWTAPIMAEVGPDGSVWYIDWYNFIVQHNPTPVGWTTGKGGAYETDLRDKKLGRIYRVVPKNAKSEVAFTLKGATPEKLVETLRNSNMFWRNHAQRLLVERGQKDVVPQLMALLKSPKPDEIGIDAGSMHALWTLEGLNALDTAETQQAVFAALTSPAAGVRRAAVQLLPRTEAGLNKLLESNVLEDSDAQVRLAALLTLSEMPPSAAAGKALVQFLENPLNSGDRWLRDASTAAAATHAPHFVTALFDAAAKQPLNFSPTEILGIVTEHMARSGKGSSVLDALSSLESKIDEKTWPKVSELVNSYLQAAIKGWTKKGRVTLSEVQVKSLKQLYQKVNFQTKGQLLQVAQLCESTIFDKESAEITEAGFKIAGDEKAPDNQRVAAVRQLVQLTRSDAKSIEKLLGLITPRTPPVVSQAVVESVLQNSSEATGTVLKMFNSWSPNLKGAALREIIARKNLTLDLLTAMEKQQISISELSLDQKQNLANNADRRIAERAKKLLASGGGIPNADRQKVIDEWMFTTKKAGDSKIGKQMFTKHCAICHRINGEGNMVGPDLTGMSVHPKEELIVHILDPSRSVEGNYRMYTVKTAAGTVLNGLLASETKTSVELIDAQAKKQTILREDIEEITTSNKSLMPEGFEKQMNADEFANLLEFLTEKGKFVPLPLDRVATACSIKGMFFDDAGMAERLTFSDWKPKTFNGVPFVLVDPTDGKRNIVLLNSPNGLKTPNMPKSVSLACNTAARSIHILGGISGWGYPYGAKGSTSMIVRLHYKDGKVEDHPLKNGEEMADYIRVVDVPNSKLAFKVPSQQIRYLSVTPKSNAVIENIELVKGRDETAPIVVAVTVETP; this is translated from the coding sequence ATGATCAAGCGTTTACTCTCTTGTCTCTGCATCGCTGCCCTGGCGATAGGATTCAGCGGCCAAGCCGCACCGCCGAAAAAACTCACCCTCCTTTTCCTGGGTGACAACGGCCATCACCAACCGGCCGAGCGCTATCGAACGCTGGCTCCGGTCCTGGAAAAGATGGGAATCGAATTGGTGTACACCGATTCCGTCGATTCTTTGAATGAAAAGACGTTGAGCCGGTACGATGCGATCATGATCTATGCCAATCAGGAGAAGATCAGCAAGGAACAGGAATCGGCCCTGATCAACTATGTCGAGAATGGCAAAGCCCTGATCTGCCTGCACTGCGGTTCCTACTGCTTCCTCAATTCACCGAAGTACATTGAACTCGTTGGGGCTCAATTCCAACGACACGGTACCGGGATATTGAAGACCGAAATCGCCCTGCCCGACCATCCCATCATGAAAGGCTTCCAGCCCTTCGAAAGCTGGGATGAAACCTACGTTCACCACAAACACAACGAAAAAAATCGGACGGTTCTGGAATATCACCCCGAAGGTTCTGGCAAGGAACCCTGGACTTGGACTCGTACTCAAGGCAAAGGCCGCGTGTTTTATACCGCCTGGGGCCATGACGACCGTACCTGGAGCAATGAAGGCTTCCAGCAACTGGTGGCCCGAGGCGTTTACTGGGCCGTCGGTCTCGATCCCGCGACCCTTCCCAAAGCCGATGCAAAACCCAAAATTACCGAACTTCCCAACGATCTCAAACCATTTGAATACGTACCGGCCAAAGTGGCCTTTTATCCTCCCGGCAAAAAAGCCGGCGAAAAACGCGAACCTTTGAACAAGATGCAGAAGCCGCTTTCTCCCGAAGAATCGGTGAAGCACGTCGTTCATCCCGATGATTTCGACATCAAGCTCTTCGTCTCCGAAGAAAAGCTCGGCGGCAAGCCGATCTGCATGAACTGGGATGAACAGGGCCGACTCTGGGTGGCACTGACTTACGATTACCCGAACGAGTTGCAACCCAAGGGACAGGGCCGTGATAAGATCGTGATTTGTGAGGACACCACCGGTAAGGGAGTGGCCGACAAGATCACCGTTTTTGCCGATAAATTGAGTATTCCCACCAGCCTGATTTTCCATCGGGGCGGTGTGATCGTGCATCAGGCACCCGATACCCTTTTCCTGAAGGATAACACTGGAAGCGGACACGCCGATGAACGCCGAGTGCTCTTTACCGGTTGGCATACTAACGACACCCACGCCGGGCCCAGCAACCTGCACTACGGGTTGGACAACTGGATCTACGGCATGGTCGGTTACTCGGGCTTCAACGGCACCATCGGCAGCGAAAATTTCCGTTTCGGCCAGGGCTTCTATCGCTACAAGCCTGACACCAATCAATTCGAGTTTCTGCGCAGCACGAATAACAACTCGTGGGGTATCGGTCTCTCCGAAGAAGGGGTTCTTTTCGGCTCGACCGCGAACGGCAATCCCAGCGTTTACATGCCGATTGCCAATCGCTACTACGAACGGGTACTCGGCTGGTCTTCCAGCGTTCTCAGCGGGATTGCTGGTAATGCCCCAATCCATCCCATCACGGAAAATGTCCGCCAGGTCGACTGGCACGGCGGTCATACCGCCGCCGCCGGGCACGCGCTCTACACGGCCCGCAATTACCCCAGCTACTACTGGGATAAAGTCGCTTTCGTCACCGAACCGACCGGCCACGTGATCTCCACCTTCCAGATCTCCCCCAAGGGAAGCGATTACGTTTCCAAGAACTCCTGGAATCTGATTGCCAGCAACGATGAGTGGACGGCCCCGATCATGGCCGAGGTCGGCCCGGATGGAAGCGTCTGGTACATCGACTGGTACAACTTCATCGTTCAGCACAACCCTACGCCAGTCGGTTGGACGACCGGTAAAGGCGGCGCTTATGAGACAGACCTGCGCGACAAGAAGCTGGGCCGCATCTATCGCGTGGTTCCAAAAAATGCCAAGTCAGAAGTAGCCTTCACCCTGAAAGGTGCAACTCCGGAGAAGCTGGTCGAAACGCTGCGAAATTCCAACATGTTCTGGCGAAATCACGCTCAGCGACTTCTGGTGGAACGGGGCCAGAAGGACGTCGTTCCTCAACTGATGGCACTTTTGAAATCACCCAAGCCGGATGAAATCGGGATTGATGCCGGCTCCATGCACGCTCTGTGGACTTTAGAAGGCTTGAACGCCCTCGACACCGCTGAAACCCAGCAAGCGGTTTTCGCGGCTTTGACTTCCCCCGCCGCGGGTGTCCGCCGGGCAGCAGTTCAGTTGTTACCCCGCACGGAAGCCGGCCTGAACAAACTGCTTGAAAGCAATGTTCTGGAAGACTCGGATGCTCAGGTCCGTCTGGCCGCTTTGCTGACCCTCAGCGAAATGCCTCCCTCCGCCGCGGCGGGCAAGGCCCTTGTACAGTTCCTTGAGAATCCGCTCAATTCGGGTGATCGCTGGTTGCGGGACGCCAGCACGGCGGCCGCCGCGACTCACGCTCCTCATTTCGTAACGGCTCTGTTCGACGCAGCGGCCAAGCAACCTCTGAATTTCTCCCCCACGGAAATCCTGGGTATTGTCACCGAACATATGGCCCGCAGTGGAAAGGGGAGTTCAGTTCTGGACGCGCTCTCTTCGCTGGAGTCCAAGATCGACGAAAAGACCTGGCCGAAGGTTTCCGAACTGGTCAACAGCTATCTGCAGGCCGCGATTAAAGGTTGGACGAAGAAGGGCAGAGTGACTTTGAGCGAGGTTCAGGTGAAGAGCCTGAAGCAGCTCTACCAGAAGGTTAACTTCCAGACCAAAGGGCAATTGTTGCAGGTCGCCCAGCTTTGCGAATCGACGATTTTCGACAAGGAATCCGCGGAGATTACGGAGGCCGGTTTCAAAATCGCCGGAGACGAAAAAGCCCCGGACAACCAGCGCGTGGCCGCCGTTCGTCAACTGGTGCAATTGACTCGCTCGGATGCGAAATCGATCGAAAAACTGCTGGGTTTGATTACGCCGCGGACTCCTCCGGTGGTTTCGCAAGCCGTGGTGGAATCGGTGCTGCAGAATTCCTCGGAAGCGACTGGCACGGTTCTGAAAATGTTCAATTCCTGGTCGCCCAACCTCAAGGGGGCGGCTCTTCGGGAAATCATCGCTCGCAAGAATCTGACACTCGATCTGTTGACCGCCATGGAGAAACAGCAAATCTCCATCTCCGAACTCAGCTTGGATCAGAAGCAGAATTTGGCAAACAATGCGGATCGGCGGATTGCCGAACGCGCGAAGAAACTGCTGGCCTCCGGCGGCGGCATCCCCAACGCCGACCGGCAGAAAGTCATCGACGAGTGGATGTTCACCACCAAGAAAGCCGGCGACTCCAAGATAGGTAAGCAGATGTTCACCAAACATTGTGCCATCTGCCACCGCATCAACGGTGAAGGAAACATGGTCGGACCCGATCTGACCGGTATGTCGGTCCATCCGAAGGAAGAACTGATCGTCCACATCCTCGATCCGAGTCGAAGCGTCGAAGGCAACTACCGCATGTACACGGTGAAGACCGCGGCGGGAACGGTGCTGAATGGTTTGTTGGCTTCGGAAACCAAGACCTCGGTCGAATTGATCGATGCCCAGGCCAAGAAGCAGACAATCCTTCGCGAAGACATCGAAGAGATCACGACTTCGAATAAATCGCTGATGCCCGAAGGGTTCGAAAAGCAGATGAACGCCGACGAATTCGCCAATCTGCTCGAGTTCCTGACGGAAAAAGGAAAATTCGTCCCGCTGCCGCTGGATCGTGTGGCCACCGCTTGCAGCATCAAAGGCATGTTCTTTGACGATGCCGGTATGGCCGAGCGCTTAACCTTCAGCGACTGGAAACCGAAAACCTTCAACGGTGTACCGTTCGTGCTGGTCGATCCCACCGACGGCAAGAGAAACATCGTGCTACTCAATAGCCCCAACGGACTCAAGACGCCGAACATGCCCAAGTCGGTCTCTTTGGCCTGTAACACCGCCGCTCGAAGCATTCACATCCTCGGCGGTATCAGCGGCTGGGGTTACCCGTATGGCGCGAAGGGTTCAACTTCGATGATCGTTCGGCTGCACTACAAAGATGGCAAAGTCGAAGATCATCCGTTGAAGAACGGCGAGGAAATGGCCGACTACATCCGCGTGGTGGATGTCCCCAACTCCAAACTGGCATTTAAAGTTCCCAGCCAACAGATTCGATACCTCTCGGTGACGCCGAAATCGAATGCGGTCATCGAGAATATCGAGCTGGTAAAAGGCCGGGACGAAACGGCCCCGATCGTGGTGGCTGTGACCGTCGAAACGCCTTGA